A genomic segment from Gossypium hirsutum isolate 1008001.06 chromosome D04, Gossypium_hirsutum_v2.1, whole genome shotgun sequence encodes:
- the LOC107960941 gene encoding uncharacterized protein produces MHPKDMKKTTFITLWGTFCYKVMPFGLKKAGATYQKALVTLFHNMMHKKIEVYVEDMIAKSRTEREHVPVLRKLFLRLRKFQLKHNPAKCIFGARSGKLLGFVVSEKGIEIDPDKVKAIPDLPPPRTQKEVRDVWNKECHEAFDKIKQYLSNTPVLSPSRPDKPLILYLTVFDNSMGCVLGQHDETGKKEKVVKGSAIADILASRALEDYESLNFDFPNEDLMYVAAAEEDSHENYPWKLNFDGASNAIELIEEFDSVTFCYLPRNENQMANALATLASMIKVNKSEDMNPIQISIYEAPAPCYSIEEEENDDHPWYQDILRYLKNREYPDHATENDTRTLRRLAIDYVLDGEILYKKGKDQVLLRTSTGEPPFSLVYRMEAVLPIEVEFSSLRVLAELKLDEAE; encoded by the exons atgcatcCTAAAGATATGAAGAAAACCACGTTCATAACCTTATGGGGAACTttctgttataaagtgatgccatttgggttgaaaaaAGCGGGAGCCACCTACCAAAAAGCCTTGGTGACCCTCTTCCACAATATGATGCATAAGAAGATTGAAGTATATGTTGaagacatgatcgcaaaatcccgGACGGAAAGAGAACACGTACCAGTGTTAAGAAAGTTGTTCTTAAGATTAAGAAAGTTCCAACTCAAAcataatccagccaaatgtatcTTTGGAGCTAGGTCAGGAAAACTTCTGGGgtttgtagtcagtgaaaaagggattgaaattGATCCAGATAAAGTCAAGGCAATTCCAGATTTGCCTCCACCACGTAcccagaaagaagttcgag atGTGTGGAATAAAGAATGCCATgaggcttttgacaagataaaacaatACTTGTCCAATACTCCAGTGTTGTCACCATCTAGGCCAGATAAACCACTAATCCTGTATTTAACAGTGTTCGACAACTCCATGGGATGTGTGTTAGGTCAACATGATGAGACTGGAAAGAAGGAGAAG GTCGtcaaagggagcgcaatagcagACATTTTGGCTAGCAGAGCTTTAGAAGACTATGAATCTCTAAATTTTGACTTCCCGAATGaagatctgatgtatgtggcagcCGCTGAAGAGGATTCTCACGAAAATTAcccttggaagctaaactttgacggagctTCGAACGCTAtag aattgattgaggagtttgacagTGTCaccttttgttatctcccacgaaacgaaaatcagatggctaaTGCTTTAGCCACTCTAGCCTCTATGATCAAAGTAAACAAATCAGAAGACATGAATCCTATCCAAATCAGCATTTATGAAGCTCCGGCTCCTTGCTACAGTATTGAGGAAGAGGAAAATGATGACCATCCATGGTATCAAGACATACTGCGATATCTCAAGAATCGTGAGTACCCCGACCATGCGACAGAAAATGATACGAGGACATTGAGGAGGTTGGCCATTGATTATGTCCTAGATGGAGAGATTTTGTATAAAAAGGGAAAGGATCAAGTATTGTTAAG GACTTCTACTGGGGAACCACCTTTTTCTCTAGTCTATAGGATGgaggcagtgttacccattgaagttgagttCTCTTCTCTTCGGGTGTTAGCTGAGCTAAAGCTAGATGAGGCCGAATAG
- the LOC107959702 gene encoding senescence-specific cysteine protease SAG39 yields MASKNQLHHHFTCLALLIFILGVCEATSRAALEDASMYERHQQWMVQFGRVYKDTNERQKRFQIFKQNVARIDSFNAANNKPYKLGVNQFADLTNQEFTASRNGFKGHMCSNTATTFKYENATALPSTVDWRKKGAVTPIKDQGQCGCCWAFSAVAAMEGVTKLTTGKLISLSEQELVDCDTKGEDQGCEGGLMDDAFQFIEKNKGLTTESIYPYKGVDGTCNTNEEANHAAKISGFEDVPANREDALQKAVANQPVSVAIDAGGFDFQFYSGGVFTGSCGTDLDHGVTAVGYGEDGGTKYWLVKNSWGSSWGEEGYIRMQRDVEAKEGLCGIAMQASYPTA; encoded by the exons ATGGCTTCCAAAAACCAGCTGCATCATCATTTCACTTGTTTGGCCTTACTAATCTTCATATTGGGTGTATGTGAAGCCACATCCCGCGCTGCTCTTGAAGATGCATCCATGTACGAGAGGCATCAACAATGGATGGTCCAATTCGGACGAGTTTACAAGGACACCAACGAGAGGCAAAAGCGTTTCCAGATTTTCAAACAAAATGTGGCACGCATCGACTCTTTCAATGCTGCCAACAACAAGCCGTACAAGCTCGGTGTGAACCAATTTGCAGATCTAACCAACCAAGAGTTCACTGCTTCTCGAAATGGGTTCAAGGGCCATATGTGTTCCAACACGGCTACCACTTTCAAATACGAGAACGCCACCGCATTGCCTTCTACCGTGGATTGGAGAAAGAAAGGAGCTGTTACACCTATCAAGGACCAAGGCCAATGCG GATGCTGTTGGGCGTTCTCGGCCGTGGCAGCCATGGAAGGGGTTACTAAGCTGACAACAGGAAAGTTAATTTCCTTGTCCGAGCAGGAACTGGTGGACTGTGACACCAAGGGTGAGGATCAAGGCTGCGAAGGTGGTCTAATGGACGATGCATTCCAATTCATCGAGAAGAACAAAGGCCTAACAACCGAATCCATTTACCCCTACAAGGGAGTCGATGGCACATGCAATACCAACGAAGAAGCCAACCATGCGGCTAAGATAAGTGGGTTTGAAGATGTGCCTGCCAATAGGGAAGATGCATTGCAGAAGGCCGTTGCCAACCAACCCGTTTCAGTTGCCATCGATGCCGGGGGGTTCGACTTCCAGTTCTACTCGGGTGGTGTGTTTACGGGAAGTTGTGGCACCGATCTGGACCACGGAGTGACGGCTGTTGGATATGGAGAGGATGGTGGGACTAAGTATTGGTTGGTGAAGAACTCTTGGGGCAGTAGCTGGGGTGAAGAAGGCTACATTAGGATGCAAAGAGATGTGGAAGCAAAGGAAGGCCTTTGTGGCATTGCAATGCAAGCATCCTACCCTACTGCATAA